From a region of the Lentilactobacillus curieae genome:
- a CDS encoding TIGR01440 family protein, with protein MSLENVKADLDAVLSEYFEEVKYPKNSLFVVGCSTSEIRGAWKGTSSSLDVGKVVYETVMDFLIPRKIEVAIQGCEHINRSLLMERATADRFGYEEVAVVPAMHAGGGTQVAAYQAMNDPVEVEHIQAFGGIDIGGTEIGMHVKFVQIPMRTQQRKVGEANVTCLKSRPKLVGGIRAQYEFTDNNLVE; from the coding sequence ATGAGCCTTGAAAATGTTAAAGCGGATTTAGATGCAGTCCTATCAGAGTATTTTGAAGAAGTGAAATACCCTAAAAACAGTTTATTTGTAGTCGGGTGTAGCACTAGTGAAATCCGCGGTGCGTGGAAGGGAACTAGTTCAAGTTTGGATGTTGGCAAGGTAGTTTATGAAACAGTTATGGACTTTTTAATTCCTCGTAAAATTGAAGTCGCAATTCAGGGTTGTGAGCATATTAACCGGTCATTATTAATGGAAAGAGCAACTGCGGACAGATTTGGCTATGAAGAAGTCGCGGTTGTCCCTGCAATGCATGCTGGTGGAGGAACCCAAGTTGCTGCATACCAAGCCATGAATGACCCCGTGGAAGTTGAACACATTCAAGCGTTCGGTGGAATTGATATTGGTGGAACCGAAATTGGAATGCACGTCAAATTTGTTCAGATTCCTATGCGGACCCAGCAAAGAAAAGTTGGCGAAGCTAACGTAACCTGTTTAAAATCACGTCCAAAACTGGTTGGCGGAATTCGCGCCCAGTATGAATTTACTGATAACAATTTAGTGGAGTAG
- a CDS encoding zinc-dependent alcohol dehydrogenase family protein, with the protein MKYQIPETMRAWQITTPGKIDGSKSPLELVTKPVPQPQRGEVLVRVLTCGVCHTDLHVTEGDLPVHKDHLTPGHEIVGEVVKQGPESSRFKLGDRIGIPWLRWTCGVCQYCRSGKENLCPNSLYTGWDHDGGYAEYATVPEGFAYRIPDRFDSQTAAPLLCAGIIGYRAFLRANIPAGGKLGLYGFGGSAHITAQLAIDQGMEVHVLTRGEDAKKFALKLGAKSVNGAYDLPPVKLDSSIIFAPVGDIVPKALEGLKPGGTLALAGIHMTDVPQISYQEHIFHEKNLTSVESNTRSDGEHFLTLADRLGIEPKTTPYPFEKADEALRYVSKGDIKGACVLKIGEK; encoded by the coding sequence ATGAAGTATCAAATTCCAGAAACGATGAGGGCATGGCAAATTACCACGCCTGGAAAGATCGATGGTAGTAAATCACCGTTGGAACTTGTAACTAAGCCGGTTCCTCAACCTCAACGTGGCGAGGTTTTGGTTCGAGTGTTAACGTGTGGAGTCTGCCATACTGACTTACACGTAACGGAAGGCGATTTACCTGTGCACAAAGATCATTTGACCCCAGGTCATGAGATAGTCGGGGAAGTGGTTAAGCAAGGTCCAGAATCTAGTCGATTTAAGCTTGGAGATAGGATTGGAATTCCTTGGTTGCGTTGGACGTGTGGAGTTTGTCAATATTGTCGTTCAGGAAAGGAAAACCTGTGTCCGAACTCTTTGTATACTGGCTGGGATCATGATGGTGGGTATGCGGAGTATGCTACAGTTCCGGAAGGATTTGCTTACCGAATTCCAGATAGATTTGATTCCCAGACGGCTGCACCATTACTGTGTGCTGGAATTATTGGCTATCGGGCCTTTTTAAGGGCTAATATTCCAGCTGGTGGTAAACTTGGACTTTATGGATTCGGTGGCTCTGCTCACATCACGGCTCAATTGGCGATTGATCAAGGAATGGAGGTCCATGTATTAACTCGTGGTGAGGATGCTAAGAAATTCGCACTTAAGCTGGGAGCTAAATCGGTAAATGGAGCGTATGACTTACCGCCAGTTAAACTGGATTCTTCAATTATTTTTGCCCCAGTTGGTGATATTGTTCCTAAAGCCCTTGAAGGGTTGAAACCAGGAGGCACATTAGCGTTAGCTGGAATTCACATGACTGATGTTCCTCAAATAAGTTACCAAGAACATATTTTCCATGAGAAGAACCTGACTAGTGTTGAGAGTAACACTCGTAGCGATGGTGAGCATTTCTTAACGTTAGCTGACCGTTTAGGGATTGAACCTAAAACTACCCCATATCCGTTTGAAAAGGCTGATGAGGCTTTAAGATATGTTTCTAAGGGGGATATTAAGGGTGCTTGTGTGCTAAAAATTGGCGAAAAATAA
- a CDS encoding C1 family peptidase, whose protein sequence is MSVNSKELSEADFKELRADAASQPRADVLARVITANGINQAAKDPEATVRLDPVFSVDLQTGSVSNQKQSGRCWLFSLLNTLRHGFAKEYKVKDFELSEKYLFFWDKIERANIFYDRMIATAGRPVNDREVTYYLDAPGDDGGQWGMAAALVQKYGVVPASLYPETNNVENTGALNTILNRKLRKDGMILRSLVQDGHTDEEIISARGKMLKEIYRIVVYSLGVPPTAVEFAYRDDDKKYHKVSGLTPKEFFDQYFKVDLDNYVVLTNSPEKPFDKLYSLPSSQNVVGGKQVEFLNVPMDYLKRAAIAQLKAGETVWFGNDVLEQMDRKSGFLDSNLYRYSELFDVDLEMSKAERLEYHQAEVSHAMTLTGVDLDEEGNPTKWKVENSWGEKNGVKGYFTMADNWMEDYVYEVVVRKEFLTSSQEKLLNTAPVELPAWDSLA, encoded by the coding sequence ATGAGCGTCAATAGTAAAGAATTAAGCGAAGCGGATTTTAAGGAATTAAGAGCGGACGCTGCTAGTCAACCAAGAGCTGATGTGTTAGCTCGAGTAATTACAGCAAATGGGATTAACCAAGCTGCCAAGGATCCTGAGGCAACCGTAAGACTTGATCCAGTGTTTTCGGTGGACCTACAAACCGGTTCGGTTTCTAATCAAAAACAGAGTGGTCGTTGTTGGCTGTTTTCACTATTGAACACATTAAGACACGGTTTTGCTAAGGAATATAAAGTTAAGGATTTTGAATTATCAGAGAAGTACTTATTTTTCTGGGATAAGATTGAACGAGCAAACATTTTTTATGATCGAATGATTGCGACTGCAGGTCGGCCAGTAAATGATCGTGAGGTTACATATTACTTAGATGCCCCCGGTGATGATGGTGGGCAGTGGGGAATGGCTGCTGCGTTAGTCCAGAAGTATGGAGTAGTTCCTGCATCACTTTATCCAGAAACTAATAACGTTGAGAATACTGGGGCACTTAACACGATTTTAAATCGCAAACTTCGTAAGGATGGGATGATTCTTAGAAGTCTTGTTCAGGATGGTCATACCGATGAAGAAATTATTTCAGCAAGGGGCAAAATGTTGAAAGAAATTTACAGAATAGTGGTTTATTCTTTGGGAGTACCACCGACCGCTGTTGAATTTGCTTATCGAGATGATGATAAGAAATATCACAAAGTTTCTGGTTTGACCCCTAAAGAATTTTTTGACCAATATTTTAAGGTTGATCTGGATAACTACGTTGTTTTAACAAATTCTCCAGAAAAGCCATTTGATAAGCTATATTCACTACCATCTTCACAAAACGTTGTCGGTGGAAAACAAGTTGAATTTTTAAATGTTCCGATGGACTACCTAAAGCGGGCAGCAATTGCTCAATTAAAAGCTGGCGAAACTGTTTGGTTTGGAAATGATGTTTTAGAACAGATGGATAGAAAGAGTGGCTTTTTAGACAGCAATCTATACCGTTATTCTGAGCTGTTTGATGTCGATTTAGAAATGTCTAAGGCTGAGAGGCTCGAGTATCACCAAGCAGAGGTATCTCATGCGATGACGCTAACAGGAGTTGACCTTGATGAAGAAGGCAACCCTACAAAGTGGAAAGTTGAAAATTCATGGGGTGAAAAGAACGGTGTGAAGGGTTACTTCACGATGGCCGATAACTGGATGGAAGATTATGTTTATGAAGTCGTTGTTCGCAAAGAATTCTTGACTTCTAGCCAAGAGAAATTGTTGAATACGGCACCAGTTGAACTTCCAGCTTGGGATTCTCTAGCATAG
- a CDS encoding nitroreductase family protein: protein MKEQFLDLSKNRRSIYALGRNVSQSPDEIANLIQENIKWAPTPFNNQTTRAIILFGENHEKLWDIVADRLKSEVPSEEAYQKTLQKINAFKAAFGTVMFFTDVDVVKANEDAFPLYADNFSDWSEQAQGNAQYAVWTSLAENGIGANLQHYNPIIDDLVKDAFNVPDNWKLRAQLDFGSIEAGAGDKDFMDDADRFRVLK, encoded by the coding sequence ATGAAGGAACAATTCTTAGACTTATCAAAGAACCGTCGCTCAATTTACGCTCTTGGTCGTAACGTAAGCCAAAGCCCAGACGAAATCGCTAACTTGATTCAAGAAAACATCAAGTGGGCACCAACACCATTCAACAACCAAACTACTCGTGCCATCATCTTGTTTGGCGAAAACCATGAAAAGCTTTGGGACATCGTTGCTGACCGTCTTAAGTCAGAAGTTCCTAGTGAAGAAGCTTACCAAAAGACTTTACAAAAGATCAACGCTTTCAAGGCAGCCTTTGGTACAGTAATGTTCTTTACTGATGTTGACGTTGTTAAGGCAAACGAAGATGCATTCCCACTATACGCTGACAACTTCTCAGACTGGTCAGAACAAGCTCAAGGTAATGCTCAATATGCTGTTTGGACTTCATTAGCTGAAAACGGAATTGGTGCTAACTTACAACATTACAACCCAATCATTGATGATCTTGTAAAGGATGCATTCAATGTTCCTGATAACTGGAAGCTACGCGCACAATTGGACTTTGGTTCAATCGAAGCCGGTGCCGGTGATAAGGACTTCATGGACGATGCAGATCGTTTCCGCGTTCTTAAATAA
- a CDS encoding SLC45 family MFS transporter, translated as MDEKSTVTEPKTHGLPKLPASTIWMINFGFLGVQMAFTLQSSQMSRIFQTIGADPNNLGWFFILPPLAGLIVQPIIGYYSDRTWAPKLGGRRLPYLALGTLIAIIVMCLLPNSGSFGFGFASVTALVFGAVTVALLDVSSNIAMQPFKMMVGDMVNDDQKSYAYGIQSFLSNGGAVLAAIFPFLFTATGIANTAKKGVVPQSVVISFYVGAALLLITSLFTILRVHEYDPQTYAKYHGISEDANSTGGNWFSLLKKAPKVFWTVSLVQFFCWVAFQYLWTYSAGAIADNVWNTTNAASSGYQAAGNWYGVLSAVQSIAAVVWSYVLAKVPNNHHKLGYSLSLGIGALGFLSIFFVHSQSLLIVSYVFVGMAWAAMNTYPLTMVTNALNGEHMGTYLGLFNGSICLPQIVASLASFALFPLLGGLQANMFILAGIVMALGALSVGLIKETYKE; from the coding sequence ATGGATGAAAAAAGTACGGTAACAGAGCCTAAAACTCATGGATTACCGAAGCTTCCTGCTAGTACGATTTGGATGATCAACTTTGGTTTTCTAGGGGTCCAAATGGCATTCACGTTGCAAAGTTCGCAAATGAGCCGGATTTTCCAAACAATTGGTGCAGATCCAAACAACTTAGGTTGGTTCTTTATTTTGCCACCACTTGCAGGACTAATTGTTCAACCAATTATTGGGTATTATTCAGATAGAACCTGGGCACCTAAATTAGGTGGTCGGCGGCTACCTTACCTAGCTTTAGGTACGTTAATTGCAATTATTGTTATGTGTTTACTTCCTAACTCAGGAAGTTTTGGATTTGGGTTTGCATCAGTTACAGCATTGGTATTTGGTGCCGTAACGGTTGCCCTTTTGGATGTTTCATCAAACATTGCCATGCAGCCATTTAAGATGATGGTCGGGGATATGGTTAACGATGACCAGAAGAGTTATGCATACGGAATTCAAAGCTTCCTATCAAACGGTGGTGCCGTATTGGCTGCCATCTTCCCATTCCTATTTACTGCAACGGGAATTGCTAACACTGCTAAAAAGGGTGTTGTTCCCCAATCAGTTGTTATTTCATTCTATGTTGGGGCTGCACTGTTACTAATTACTAGTTTATTTACAATTCTCCGGGTTCATGAATATGATCCACAAACGTATGCTAAGTACCATGGTATTTCAGAAGATGCTAACTCAACTGGTGGTAACTGGTTTAGCTTATTGAAAAAAGCACCAAAGGTATTCTGGACAGTTTCTTTAGTTCAATTTTTCTGTTGGGTTGCATTCCAATACTTATGGACTTACTCAGCTGGTGCCATTGCTGATAACGTTTGGAACACTACTAACGCTGCTTCATCAGGATATCAAGCCGCAGGTAACTGGTATGGTGTCTTATCAGCTGTTCAGTCAATTGCAGCCGTTGTTTGGTCATACGTATTAGCAAAGGTTCCAAATAACCATCACAAACTAGGTTACTCACTTAGTTTAGGAATTGGTGCACTTGGATTCTTGTCAATCTTCTTCGTTCATTCACAAAGCTTATTGATTGTTTCATATGTTTTCGTCGGAATGGCATGGGCTGCAATGAACACTTACCCACTAACAATGGTTACCAACGCCCTTAACGGTGAACATATGGGAACTTACCTTGGTCTATTCAACGGATCAATTTGTTTACCACAAATCGTTGCCTCACTTGCCAGCTTTGCATTGTTTCCACTTCTTGGTGGTTTACAAGCAAACATGTTCATTTTAGCCGGTATCGTTATGGCACTAGGTGCATTATCAGTTGGATTGATTAAGGAAACCTACAAGGAATAG
- a CDS encoding PfkB family carbohydrate kinase, whose amino-acid sequence MYKDKLIFISEDYSAVGRMSLTAAEAVMSAFDFPVVGLPTQIFSTQTEGFGEPVALTIDEWQQQAFEHWEKAKITDFSSGLIGYIGKAEIAENLVNFINHHTLDRLVVDPVMGDQGSFYPGIFPEYASAIKRLVKNADVITPNLFELGTLIGHEVEDVDGAINELTASTNPNLRVVVTGIVRDNQIGVLYRDDSVLRWVGSPRVAGHFYGTGDLFAALLTGYLTAGLPFNRSVELSQRGTYLAVVKTANLSESLRKFGMSLSATLADIINNMQREK is encoded by the coding sequence TTGTATAAAGATAAGCTAATTTTTATTTCTGAAGATTATTCTGCGGTCGGGAGAATGTCGTTAACTGCTGCCGAAGCAGTCATGTCAGCCTTCGACTTTCCGGTTGTGGGACTGCCAACCCAAATATTTTCGACCCAAACGGAAGGCTTTGGTGAGCCAGTTGCGTTGACCATTGATGAGTGGCAGCAGCAAGCTTTTGAACACTGGGAAAAGGCAAAAATTACTGATTTCTCATCTGGACTGATTGGTTATATTGGGAAGGCGGAGATCGCTGAAAATCTGGTGAACTTCATAAATCATCACACCTTAGATCGGTTGGTTGTTGACCCGGTAATGGGAGATCAAGGTTCGTTTTATCCAGGAATTTTTCCGGAATACGCATCAGCAATTAAGAGGTTAGTAAAAAATGCCGATGTAATTACACCGAATTTATTTGAACTTGGAACCCTGATTGGCCATGAAGTAGAAGATGTCGATGGCGCAATTAACGAGTTGACTGCCAGTACAAATCCAAATCTTCGGGTCGTTGTTACTGGAATTGTCCGCGATAACCAGATCGGTGTTTTATACCGAGATGATTCGGTGTTGAGGTGGGTGGGTAGCCCAAGGGTTGCTGGTCACTTTTATGGAACTGGGGATTTGTTTGCAGCATTATTAACTGGCTATTTAACAGCCGGGTTACCATTTAACCGGTCTGTAGAGTTGAGCCAACGTGGTACTTATCTGGCAGTAGTCAAAACAGCAAACCTATCGGAAAGTTTGCGAAAATTTGGAATGAGTTTATCGGCCACTTTAGCTGATATTATTAACAATATGCAAAGAGAGAAGTGA
- a CDS encoding LacI family DNA-binding transcriptional regulator codes for MEDNSLVTIRDIANKLGLSVSTVSRALNNNPRISVKTRRLVREYADKVGYEPNYNARNLTLQEANAVGVVFPVNERVIDNIFYVELLRGINKQLNKNNFVLSIAIGDTAESVMDSVSSMISRGKIKRFIIFYSHAGDPVIKLIDDAPVDYVTIGKPTHGNNWLYVDNDNRKAGADASQFLIDNFNIKHPVFIESTFGWPYEEDRRTGYLELLDKLGIKPLVFSIPEDQTDSVDEFIKEHPEIDGVVATDDYTGMKFYKRFRVMNDGRSVEVVGFNASLPKELVDEHFHSVNLFPKEMGKAAVDLLVKNDQEQLFGDQRFRIVDHEI; via the coding sequence TTGGAGGACAATAGTTTGGTAACGATTCGAGACATCGCGAACAAATTGGGACTATCTGTATCAACGGTGTCCCGAGCGCTAAATAACAACCCCAGAATCAGCGTTAAAACAAGACGGCTGGTTAGAGAATACGCGGATAAAGTGGGGTATGAGCCAAACTACAACGCCCGAAATTTGACTCTCCAAGAGGCAAATGCAGTTGGGGTGGTATTTCCTGTTAATGAGCGAGTAATTGATAACATTTTTTATGTGGAGTTATTGCGCGGAATCAATAAGCAACTTAATAAGAATAACTTTGTCCTTTCAATCGCCATTGGAGATACTGCAGAGTCCGTAATGGATAGTGTTAGTTCAATGATCAGCCGTGGCAAAATCAAACGGTTCATTATTTTCTACTCACATGCAGGCGATCCTGTTATCAAGCTGATTGATGATGCCCCCGTTGATTATGTCACGATTGGAAAACCAACCCATGGAAACAACTGGCTTTATGTGGATAACGATAACCGAAAAGCGGGAGCGGATGCCAGTCAATTTTTAATTGATAACTTCAACATCAAGCACCCAGTGTTCATTGAATCAACATTTGGTTGGCCATATGAGGAGGATCGGCGGACGGGTTACCTTGAACTGTTGGATAAATTAGGAATCAAGCCGTTAGTGTTTTCAATTCCTGAAGACCAAACGGATAGTGTGGATGAGTTCATTAAAGAGCACCCAGAAATCGATGGGGTTGTGGCTACCGACGATTATACGGGAATGAAATTTTATAAACGGTTTAGAGTGATGAATGACGGCCGCTCAGTTGAAGTTGTCGGCTTTAACGCTTCATTACCTAAAGAGTTAGTTGATGAACACTTCCACTCTGTTAATCTATTCCCTAAAGAAATGGGGAAGGCCGCTGTTGATTTGTTAGTTAAAAATGATCAAGAACAATTATTTGGTGATCAAAGGTTTAGAATTGTTGATCATGAAATCTAA
- a CDS encoding ECF transporter S component, with translation MENRVSNHEQIKKMVIAAVLIAFTVVISRVFIIPVPMTHGYINLCDAGIFIAAFLLGPKLGGLVGGATGFLLDLLAGYGQYMIFSLIVHGLEGFLVGLIANQNANHRYIKTIAMVIGVVVMVVGYLITDSLLYTPATGFVGVPMNIVQGIVGAGFAAGIYPILKRRV, from the coding sequence ATGGAAAATCGAGTATCAAATCATGAACAAATAAAGAAGATGGTGATTGCTGCAGTCTTGATTGCTTTTACAGTGGTGATTAGCCGGGTGTTTATTATTCCGGTGCCAATGACACACGGGTACATTAATCTATGTGACGCGGGGATATTTATTGCTGCATTTCTATTGGGGCCAAAGCTAGGTGGTCTGGTTGGAGGAGCAACTGGTTTCTTGCTAGATTTACTGGCAGGTTATGGGCAATACATGATTTTTTCCCTGATAGTCCATGGTTTAGAAGGATTTTTAGTTGGATTAATCGCAAACCAGAACGCAAACCACCGTTACATTAAAACGATTGCGATGGTGATTGGAGTGGTCGTAATGGTAGTTGGTTACCTAATCACAGATTCACTTCTTTATACTCCTGCTACAGGGTTTGTAGGAGTACCAATGAATATTGTTCAGGGCATCGTTGGTGCAGGGTTTGCAGCAGGGATTTACCCAATCTTGAAGCGAAGAGTATAA
- a CDS encoding glycoside hydrolase family 65 protein, with amino-acid sequence MKRTFDVEPWNVVTHTFKNDSENKRLQESMTSLGNGYMGMRGFFEEDYSGDTLPGIYLGGVWYPDKTRVGWWKNGYPEYFGKVVNAANFIKMHVKINDESVDLAKDQISDFTLNLDMKQSLLTRSFVVTKGNSKVQLTFERFLSVAQQELSVQRVTAKNLGSSDVALTIDSAIDADVENEDANYDERFWDVLGTEQGTDSGYVISKTIENPFGTPRFTVGMEMRHVTDMTAKKVAQPGEKEVVNEFSTTLAADAVAQLEKRVIVVTSRDYDSEDKLSAAMHELSDKVAGKTYPELFTEHADIWADRWEKSDIQIGGDDEAQQGIRFNLFELFSTYYGEDARLNIGPKGFTGEKYGGATYWDTEAFAVPVYLGITDPEVTKNLLMYRFKQLDGAYHNAKQQGLKGALFPMVTFDGIECHNEWEITFEEIHRNGDIAFAIYNYTRYTGDKSYVQNEGAKVLAEISKFWADRVHFSERNQKYMIHGVTGPDEYENNVDNNWYTNILAQWTLKYTLEILDDVSPEWKAKLDVTDADKQKWQDIVDRMYLPYDKDLNIFVQHDGFLDKDLKPVSSLGKNDLPLNQNWSWDKILRSPYIKQGDVLQGIWDFIDDFTPEQKKANFDFYEPLTVHESSLSASIHSVLAADLHYEDKAVELYERTARLDLDNYNNDTVDGLHVTAMTGGWIAVVQGFAGMRVRDDKLHFAPFLPKKWDHYAFRQVFRGRVIEVTVDGSGASFKLLDGDPITIDVDGKDVELTK; translated from the coding sequence ATGAAAAGAACTTTTGATGTTGAACCATGGAACGTTGTGACTCACACATTCAAAAATGACTCAGAAAATAAGCGACTTCAAGAATCCATGACTAGTCTAGGAAATGGCTACATGGGGATGCGTGGTTTCTTTGAAGAAGATTATTCTGGCGACACACTACCCGGAATTTACCTTGGTGGTGTTTGGTATCCAGATAAAACTCGGGTTGGTTGGTGGAAAAATGGCTATCCTGAATATTTTGGTAAGGTAGTTAACGCAGCCAACTTTATTAAAATGCACGTTAAAATCAATGACGAGAGCGTTGATTTAGCAAAGGATCAGATTTCTGATTTTACTTTGAATCTTGATATGAAGCAGTCACTATTGACTCGTTCATTTGTCGTTACCAAAGGCAATTCAAAAGTCCAATTGACCTTTGAACGTTTCTTAAGTGTTGCTCAACAAGAACTTTCAGTTCAAAGAGTTACTGCCAAGAACCTTGGTTCAAGCGATGTTGCATTGACAATTGATTCAGCAATCGATGCAGACGTTGAAAATGAAGATGCTAATTATGATGAACGTTTCTGGGATGTTTTAGGAACTGAACAAGGAACTGATTCTGGTTACGTCATTTCTAAGACCATTGAAAATCCTTTTGGAACTCCAAGATTTACAGTGGGCATGGAAATGCGTCACGTAACTGACATGACTGCTAAAAAAGTTGCCCAACCAGGGGAAAAAGAAGTAGTTAACGAATTCAGCACTACTTTAGCTGCGGATGCGGTTGCCCAACTTGAAAAACGGGTAATTGTGGTTACGTCACGTGATTACGATTCAGAGGATAAACTATCGGCTGCCATGCATGAACTAAGTGATAAGGTTGCCGGAAAGACTTATCCTGAATTGTTCACTGAACATGCTGATATCTGGGCAGATCGCTGGGAAAAATCAGATATTCAAATTGGTGGCGATGACGAAGCGCAACAAGGAATTCGCTTTAATCTGTTTGAACTGTTCTCAACGTACTATGGTGAGGATGCTCGTTTGAATATCGGTCCTAAAGGGTTTACCGGCGAGAAGTACGGTGGAGCAACGTATTGGGATACTGAGGCGTTTGCGGTTCCCGTTTACTTGGGAATCACGGATCCAGAGGTTACCAAAAACTTGTTGATGTATCGCTTTAAACAACTTGATGGTGCTTACCACAACGCTAAGCAACAAGGATTAAAGGGTGCACTATTCCCAATGGTTACTTTTGATGGAATTGAATGTCACAACGAGTGGGAAATTACATTTGAAGAAATTCACCGTAACGGTGACATTGCATTTGCGATTTATAACTACACTCGTTATACAGGCGACAAGTCCTATGTTCAAAATGAAGGTGCTAAGGTACTAGCAGAAATTTCAAAATTCTGGGCAGACCGGGTTCACTTTAGTGAGCGCAACCAAAAGTACATGATCCATGGGGTTACAGGACCTGATGAATATGAAAACAACGTTGATAACAACTGGTACACCAACATTCTTGCTCAATGGACATTGAAGTACACGCTTGAAATTTTGGACGATGTTTCTCCTGAATGGAAAGCTAAGCTGGATGTCACTGATGCTGATAAGCAAAAGTGGCAGGACATCGTTGATCGGATGTACTTACCATATGATAAAGATTTAAATATCTTTGTTCAGCATGATGGCTTCTTAGACAAGGATCTAAAGCCCGTTAGTTCATTAGGCAAGAATGATTTACCATTAAATCAAAACTGGTCATGGGATAAAATCCTTCGTTCACCATACATCAAACAAGGTGACGTTCTTCAAGGAATTTGGGACTTTATTGATGACTTTACTCCTGAACAAAAGAAAGCTAACTTTGATTTTTATGAACCTTTAACTGTTCATGAATCAAGCTTGTCGGCTTCAATCCACTCAGTATTAGCTGCTGACCTTCACTATGAAGACAAAGCGGTTGAGCTGTATGAAAGAACTGCTCGTCTTGATCTTGATAACTATAACAATGATACGGTTGATGGTTTGCATGTTACCGCTATGACTGGTGGTTGGATTGCTGTTGTGCAAGGCTTTGCTGGCATGCGTGTCCGTGATGATAAATTACACTTTGCACCATTCCTACCAAAGAAATGGGATCACTATGCATTCCGCCAAGTATTTAGAGGGCGTGTGATTGAAGTTACAGTTGATGGTTCTGGCGCATCATTCAAATTGTTGGATGGTGACCCAATTACTATCGATGTTGATGGTAAGGATGTAGAACTTACTAAATAA